From the Myripristis murdjan chromosome 14, fMyrMur1.1, whole genome shotgun sequence genome, one window contains:
- the dnajb13 gene encoding dnaJ homolog subfamily B member 13 gives METDYYAALEINRNATDADIKKAYRRLALKYHPSAASRLEDAEKFSQLAEAYDVLSDPRKKATYDKFGEEGLKNGIPLQFDRNGAWSSGYIYHGNPDQTFRQFFGGDNPFADFYSKDGAEVPVGVGGLQDREVKTQDSPIERDLHLSLDDLYHGCAKKMKISRRVMNEDGLTSSIKDKILSIIVKPGWNEGTRIVFHKEGDQGPNSIPADIVFVVRQKSHPCFVRQGNDLIYKVQISLEMALTGFSVEVETLDGRLLNIPINDIVHPTYSKVVTGEGMPLSKDPSHRGNLIIIFDIQFPQKLSAEQKRLIKQVLA, from the exons ATGGAGACAGATTACTACGCAGCTCTGGAGATCAACAGAAACGCAACTGACGCAGATATTAAAAAGGC ATATCGCCGTCTTGCGTTGAAGTATCATCCAAGCGCAGCCAGCCGTCTGGAAGACGCTGAGAAGTTCAGTCAGCTGGCTGAGGCCTACGATGTCTTGAGCGATC CTCGAAAAAAGGCAACCTATGACAAGTTTGGGGAGGAGGGCCTAAAAAATGGCATCCCACTTCAGTTTGACAGAAATGGGGCTTGGTCATCTGGATATATCTATCACGGGAATCCAGACCAAACATTCAGACAGTTCTTTGGAGGTGACAACCCGTTTGCAG ACTTCTATTCGAAGGATGGAGCTGAAGTGCCGGTTGGGGTTGGTGGCCTGCAAGACAGAGAGGTGAAAACACAAGATTCTCCCATAGAGAGAGATCTTCACTTGAGCCTGGATGATCTCTACCACGGATGTGCAAAAAAGATGAAGATATCCCGCAGG GTTATGAATGAGGATGGACTCACATCCAGCATTAAAGACAAGATACTGAGTATTATTGTGAAACCTGGATGGAATGAAGGCACGAGGATAGTTTTCCACAAGGAAGGAGATCAG GGGCCCAACAGCATCCCTGCAGACATTGTGTTTGTCGTGCGACAGAAGAGTCATCCTTGCTTTGTAAGACAAGGGAATGACCTCATCTACAAAGTTCAGAtctctctggagatg GCCTTGACTGGGTTCTCTGTGGAAGTGGAGACACTAGATGGCAGGCTCCTCAACATTCCCATCAATGACATTGTACA CCCCACCTACAGCAAAGTGGTGACTGGAGAGGGAATGCCATTATCCAAGGATCCTTCCCACAGAGGAAACCTCATCATCATTTTTGACATCCAGTTCCCCCAGAAGCTCTCTGCTGAGCAGAAACGTCTAATCAAGCAAGTTCTAGCTTGA
- the ucp2 gene encoding dicarboxylate carrier UCP2, producing the protein MVGFGPADVPPTAAVKFVGAGTAACIADLLTFPLDTAKVRLQIQGEAGCAAAAVNGPAVKYKGVFGTITTMVRTEGPRSLYNGLVAGLQRQMTFASVRIGLYDSVKQLYTRGSDHVGIGSRLLAGCTTGAMAVAFAQPTDVVKVRFQAQARSPGLARRYCSTIDAYKTIAKEEGIHGLWKGTAPNIARSAIVNCTELVTYDFIKDALLLSTPMTDNLPCHFISAFGAGLCTTVIASPVDVVKTRYMNSALGQYSSVLNCAVAMVTKEGPLAFYKGFMPSFLRLGSWNVVMFVTYEQLKRAMMAVQHN; encoded by the exons ATGGTTGGATTTGGACCTGCAGATGTCCCCCCAACAGCGGCTGTCAAGTTCGTAGGTGCTGGAACTGCAGCCTGCATTGCTGACCTGCTCACCTTCCCCTTGGACACAGCCAAAGTACGGCTGCAG ATCCAGGGGGAGGCGGGATGcgctgcagctgcagtaaaCGGCCCTGCAGTGAAATATAAGGGAGTGTTTGGCACCATCACCACCATGGTGCGTACAGAGGGACCCAGGAGCCTCTATAATGGACTAGTAGCAGGACTCCAGAGACAGATGACATTTGCCTCAGTCCGCATTGGTCTCTATGACTCTGTAAAACAGCTCTACACTAGAGGCTCTGATC ATGTAGGCATTGGCAGTCGGTTGCTGGCGGGTTGCACCACTGGAGCCATGGCGGTTGCATTTGCTCAACCGACAGACGTGGTGAAAGTCCGCTTCCAGGCCCAGGCCAGGTCTCCAGGACTTGCTAGACGCTACTGCAGCACCATTGATGCTTACAAGACCATTGCCAAAGAAGAAGGCATCCATGGCCTGTGGAAAG GTACTGCTCCGAATATTGCACGTAGTGCTATTGTTAACTGTACTGAACTGGTGACGTATGACTTCATTAAGGATGCTCTTCTACTGTCCACTCCCATGACAG ATAATCTGCCCTGCCACTTTATATCAGCGTTTGGTGCAGGCTTATGCACAACAGTGATTGCCTCTCCAGTTGATGTGGTCAAGACAAGATATATGAACTCTGCCCTTGGCCAGTACAGCAGTGTCCTCAActgtgctgttgccatggtgaccaaAGAGGGACCCCTTGCCTTTTATAAGGG GTTCATGCCATCTTTCTTACGCCTGGGCTCCTGGAACGTAGTGATGTTTGTCACATATGAGCAGCTGAAAAGGGCCATGATGGCAGTACAACACAACTGA
- the LOC115371482 gene encoding mitochondrial uncoupling protein 2-like, giving the protein MVGMKPTDVAPSAATKFFGAGTAACVADLVTFPLDTAKVRLQIQGESQAAQGANVVKYRGVFGTITTMVRTEGPRSLYNGLVAGLQRQMSFASVRIGLYDSMKQFYTRGSENAGIVVRLMAGCTTGAMAVAFAQPTDVVKVRFQAQVRLADGGKRYNGTLDAYRTIARDEGVRGLWKGCMPNITRNAIVNCAELVTYDIIKELILKYDLMTDNLPCHFTAGFGAGFCTTIVASPVDVVKTRYMNSAAGQYGSAIHCAVTMLTNEGPTAFYKGFMPSFLRLGSWNIVMFVSYEQIKRGITRAQQSWESPF; this is encoded by the exons ATGGTTGGCATGAAACCCACAGACGTGGCACCATCTGCTGCAACCAAGTTCTTTGGTGCAGGCACTGCAGCTTGTGTTGCTGATCTTGTCACCTTTCCCCTAGATACTGCCAAAGTCAGACTACAG ATCCAAGGAGAATCTCAAGCAGCGCAAGGGGCCAATGTGGTGAAGTATCGGGGAGTGTTTGGCACCATCACCACCATGGTGCGTACAGAGGGACCCAGGAGCCTCTACAACGGCCTGGTGGCAGGACTTCAGAGACAGATGAGCTTTGCCTCCGTCCGCATTGGCCTTTATGACTCCATGAAGCAATTTTACACTCGAGGCTCCGAGA ATGCTGGGATTGTGGTTCGGCTCATGGCCGGCTGCACCACAGGAGCCATGGCTGTGGCTTTTGCACAACCAACAGATGTGGTAAAGGTACGTTTTCAAGCCCAGGTGCGTCTGGCTGATGGTGGGAAGAGATACAATGGCACGCTTGATGCCTACCGGACGATCGCTCGGGATGAGGGAGTGCGGGGCCTGTGGAAAG GTTGCATGCCCAATATCACTCGTAATGCCATTGTAAATTGTGCCGAGCTGGTAACATATGACATCATCAAAGAGCTCATTCTGAAGTATGACCTAATGACAG ACAACTTGCCGTGCCACTTCACAGCCGGCTTCGGAGCAGGTTTCTGTACGACCATTGTGGCCTCTCCTGTCGACGTTGTCAAAACGCGGTACATGAACTCGGCAGCGGGCCAGTATGGCAGTGCTATACACTGTGCTGTCACCATGCTGACAAATGAAGGGCCCACAGCTTTCTATAAGGG GTTCATGCCCTCTTTCCTGCGACTGGGGTCTTGGAACATTGTGATGTTTGTGTCGTATGAGCAGATTAAACGAGGCATTACCAGAGCACAGCAGTCCTGGGAGTCACCGTTTTGA